The following proteins are co-located in the Anser cygnoides isolate HZ-2024a breed goose chromosome 2, Taihu_goose_T2T_genome, whole genome shotgun sequence genome:
- the LOC106046663 gene encoding prostatic acid phosphatase-like has translation MRSRQLVCGIWSLCFTFCLFCVFLHQTTAKRKLKFVSVVFRHGDLTPQEFFPTDKHKEVARQHGYGQLTKLGIQQQYELGQYMRRRYSHFLSVVYKQSEIYVQSTDCDQTLMSAQASLAGLYPLTQGQIWNPRILWQPIPVHTVPLSHDNLLYLPFSHCPKYNELLRETFATRDFQRQFKQYRPFLKFLASHTGYPLKKLNTERIWKLSDILQYEDINNYTLPVWATRGVRTKLIKLSELLLQAEFGFHKQIQKSRLQGGILLKTILKHISDARRPSHQQKMVMYSTHAATIVALQMALNVFNGKLPPYSACHFFELYQEKNGQYTIEMYYRNNSLRDPHPLTLPGCKFHCPLERFTHLVSPVLTQHWTRECRI, from the exons ATGAGGTCAAGGCAGCTGGTGTGTGGGATCTGGAGCCTGTGCTTCACGTTCTGCCTTTTCTGCGTCTTCCTTCACCAAaccacagcaaaaagaaaactgaagttcGTGTCCGTA GTGTTTCGCCACGGTGATCTTACCCCACAGGAGTTTTTTCCAACTGACAAACACAAAGAAGTTGCAAGGCAGCATGGATATGGACAGCTTACCAAG CTTGGCATACAGCAACAGTATGAGCTTGGACAGTACATGCGGAGAAGATACTCTCATTTCCTGAGTGTTGTTTACAAGCAGAGTGAG aTTTATGTGCAAAGTACTGACTGTGATCAAACGCTTATGAGTGCTCAGGCAAGTCTTGCTGGGCTGTATCCACTGACACAAGGCCAGATTTGGAACCCCAGAATCCTTTGGCAGCCAATTCCAGTTCACACAGTGCCACTGTCACATGATAAT ttgctcTACTTACCTTTCTCACACTGCCCAAAATACAACGAACTTCTAAGAGAAACCTTTGCAACAAGGGATTTCCAAAGGCAGTTCAAGCAGTACAGG CCATTTCTCAAATTTTTAGCCTCTCACACTGGATACCCACTGAAGAAGTTGAACACTGAAAGAATTTGGAAGCTCTCTGACATTTTACAATATGAg GATATTAACAATTACACTTTACCTGTTTGGGCTACTCGTGGCGTCAGGACCAAGCTGATAAAGCTCTCAGAATTGTTATTACAGGCAGAATTCGGGTTCcacaaacaaatacaaaaatcacGTTTGCAGGGAG gtattcttttaaaaactattcTAAAGCATATCTCAGATGCTAGAAGGCCTTCACATCAACAAAAAATGGTTATGTATTCTACG CATGCAGCCACCATTGTTGCCTTACAGATGGCACTCAATGTTTTCAATGGGAAATTGCCTCCTTACAGTGCCTGCCATTTTTTTGAActttaccaagaaaaaaatgg gcaaTACACCATAGAAATGTATTATCGGAATAATTCTTTGAGAGATCCCCACCCCCTCACTCTCCCTGGCTGCAAATTTCACTGTCCACTAGAAAGATTTACTCATTTGGTTTCCCCAGTCCTCACACAACATTGGACAAGAGAATGTAGGATATAG